ATAATCGAAGCTCAAAGTTGCGGAATTCCAGTTGTGGGTTATAAAAAAGCTTCATTACCGGAAGTGACAATTAATCCAGAATTTCTTGTTCACAATAAGAGCCAATTTATAGACATATTATTATATAAGAATAAAAACAAGATTAACCGGAAAGAAATAAGTAAAAAAATAACTTCTATGTTTTCATGGCAACAAACCTTTGAGCAAATTTTGAATATTTACTCTAATCTGATAGAAAAAAAGTATTATGCACACTAAAAGCACAACTTTAGATCTTAAAAATATCCCATAAACTTGCAAAATTGCTTCAGAAAATTTAATTTAAATCTAACTATAGATTAAATATCCCTCCAGGAGGAATAAAATGAGAAAACTAATAGCTGCAATGCTGACAGCCGCACTCATCGCACCAACAGGAGCAATGGCAACATCTATGAAATCAGAAAGAAAGTCAGAATCTACAGGAAGTAGCATGACCGGTAGCATGATGCCTGAACACGGCACATCCTCCGCCGCTTTCTGGAAGGTAAATACAGGAAGAAGAGAAAAGATGATTGCGAAAAAAACCTCTATGAATGCTGTAAGGAAAAAAGTTGAATCATTAAGAAAAATGAGGCCTTCCTTTACAACAGCTTTAACAGCAATGAAAAAAGTTGACGAAGCGATAATACTGCTAAAAGAAGGAAAAACAGAGCAAGCTAAAAAAGTTTTAACTGAAGCAGAGAAATATGTCGAAAAATACATGAAAGAAAACAAAGGAATGGGCTTTGTTCCCCTTAATCAGCAGATAGCAGTCATAGAATTTAGAGGAGATGTAAAAACTGCAGAAAAAATAGTCAAAAAGGCAGAAGAACTTCTTAAAGAAGGCAAAGTACAGGATGCAAAAGCCCTCCTCAACACGTTATCTGACGAAATAGATGTAATCAATGTCTATCTACCGCTTACCATGTATAAAAAAGTTGTAAAAGATGCAATCAAAGAGATAGACAAAGGCAAGAAAGAAGAAGCCATGAAAATGCTCATGGCCATAAGAGACAGTATAGCCATTCAGAAAATCGTAATCCCAATACCTATGATTAAAGTGCAAGCTCTGATAGAAAGAGCAAAAGTTATGAACAAAAAAGACAGAAAGTTAGCCATAGCTTACCTTAAAGAAGCACAAAAAGAATTAAGACTTGCAAAAGCTTTAGGTTACGCCTACGACTTTGAAAAAACTTACAGAGAATTGGATAGAGAATTAAAGCAACTTGAAACAGCAATAGAAGGAAAGAAAGAGACAGGTTCTCTATTTAACTCTATTCTTGAAAAACTCAAGCTTCTAAAAGAAAAAGCTACGAAAGAAATAACATCCAGGACAGAATAAAAAATCTAAATGGGGCTGCCTTCAAAATAGCCCCATTTTTGCAAAAAAGACTTGACACACAAGAACAACCGGCTATATTATACGTTACACTGACGCGGGGTAGAGCAGTCTGGTAGCTCGTCGGGCTCATAACCCGAAGGTCGAGGGTTCAAATCCCTCCCCCGCAACCAAATTTTCCTCATAATCTTGGAATAGCCTGAAGAAGTTCCCTGGTATATTCCTTTTTTGGATTTTTAAAAATTTCTTCTAACGTTCCCTCTTCCACGATTTCACCATCTTTCATCACCATGATACGGTCGCAAATATACTTTGTAGTGAGAAGGTCATGAGTGACAAAAAGCATTGAGAGATCAAAATTTTCTTTAAGTTCCCTCAATGTTTTTAAAACCCACATCTTAAGCGTTACATCAAGCATGGAAATCGGCTCATCGGCAATTATAAGATCAGGAGAAACAAGAAGTGATCTTATTATAATTACTCTCTGCCTCTGTCCTCCCGAAAGCTCCGAAGGCTTCTTTCCCGACAGCCTTTCATAGTTAAGATTAAAACTTGCGAAAAGCCTTTTTATCCTCTCCTCATCAGGCAAAATATCGAGTAACTGTCTCCTTACTGAAAGGTAAGGATGTAGAGAAGCAAGAGGATCTTGAAACATACATGATATCGTTTTACCTTTAAACTCTATCTTCCCTTCATAAGGAACAAGTCCAAGAATCGCCCTTCCAACAGTGGTTTTCCCAGAACCACTCTGACCAACTATCCCAAGTACCTCACCTTTATGAAGAGAAAAAGAAACACCTTTAACAGCATGAAACACTTCAGATTTTAAAATACCTTTATTTTCAAATGTAACAGACAGATTTTCAACACGAAGAACCGTATCCATTTAAACCTCCGTTCACACTACGAAACAAGTTTATAAAAAGTTTTCCGTTTGAGCAATCAGGAAGAAAAATGATATTCTTTATGAGCCACAAATTCCAAGAGGTACTTTAAATGCTCCGACAGGTTAAAAGAGTCGTAATAAAGGTAGGAAGTCAACTGCTGGCAGAAAAAAATGGATTGAACAAAAACTTTATAGAAAAAATCGCTGAAGAAATATCCACATTAAAAAGAGAGGGAAAAGAGGTTATTCTCGTCAGTTCTGGAGCTGTTCTTGCAGGTATAAAAGTTTTGAACCTTGATAGAAAACCAAAATCCCTTCAAGAAAAACAGGCACTTTCTGCAGTTGGACAACCCTATCTAATGGCAGAATATACACAAGCTTTTAAAAAACATGGATACAACATAGCCCAGGTCCTTTTAACAGCCGAAGACCTTCGCTCAAAAAAACGCTTCTCTCATGCAAAAGACACCTTTCATGCACTGTCAAAATTAAACGTCATTCCCATAGTGAACGAAAATGACACAGTTTCTGTTGAAGAAATCAAAATCGGGGATAACGACAATCTTGCAGCTCACGTGTCTGTTGTAGTTGAGGCTGACCTGCTTATAATGCTGACCACTACCAACGGCATATTCGACAAAGATCCAAACATCTTTCCCGATGCGAAAAAAATAGAATCAGTAAAAGATATTCACGAACTTCAACTAACATGTGACTTCTCAGGCAAAAGCCCTTTCGGAACCGGCGGAATGTGGACAAAAGTCGAAGCAGCTTTTAAAGCTGCCAGAAAAGGCATTCCAGTTATCATAGCCAACGGAAGAGAAGAGAAAATAACAGTAAAAATTCTAAAAGGAAAAAAGAAAGGTACACTCTTCCTACCTAAAAAGGAACTTAAAGCAAAAGCGTACAGAATTCTCTACCTGGAAAAACCAAAAGGGAAACTGATAATAGATAAAGGAGCAGAAGAAGCAGTCTTAGAAAAAGGAAAAAGCCTTCTTCCAAAAGGCGTAAAAAAAGTAGAAGGAACTTTTGAAAGAGGTGATGTAGTTGAAGTTGTAAATACGGAAGGAAAAAAACTATTTAAAGGCATTGTGAAATGCAGTAGCAGAGAGCTTCTTTCATTTGACAAAGAGTGTATTCACCGCGACGACATGGTGTTTTTATAAACATTAAAGCGGGCAAAGCCCGCTTCTTTAAACAGTGCTAAGTTTTTCGGAAAGAATTTCGGCTAAAACTTCAAGCTTCTTAAAATCATTCTCTTTCGGAGTTCCTTTAACTAAAACAGAATCTATCCATTCAGCTTTTATAACAGAAAGAACACCTTTAATATGTTTTTCAACAACTGTTCCGCTCCAGCCATAAGATCCGATAAGTGAAAGAAAACGTGTTTTAGGCCTTAAACCATTCATAAGATAAGCAAAACCTATAACAGACGGGTGAGCACCAGCAAGAACAGCAGGAGAAGCAAAAACCACAGCTGCAGCATCAACTAGATCCATAGCAATGTTACTCAAATCTGATGTTATTAAATTGTAAGGCCTTACTCTTACGCCCCTTTTCGAAAGCTCTCTGGTTAAAAATTCAACCATTACACGGGTGCTTTCATGCATCGATACAAAAGGAATCAGAACAAGCGGTTTCACATCGTCAGAAACCCACTCTTTATAAGCATTTAGAATAAATTCCGTTTCTTTGATAACAACCCCGTGGCTAGGAGCTATTATTTCCGGCGAAAGCTCATCTATAAGTGCAAGATGCTTCTTTATAAAATTGCGGAAAGGCATCATTATCTCTGCATAATAACGCTTTGTCTCCAGATAGACTTTAGCCCTATTTTCATCTGTCGTATCAAACAGCTCACTCGTCGCAATGTGAGAACCTAAAAAATCACACGGAAAGAGCACTTTATCTTCAACAGCATAAGTAAACATAGTCTCGGGCCAGTGGACCCAGGGAGCCATAAAAAACTGAAGGGTCTTATCACCAAGAGAAAGGGTCTCTCTATCCGAAATAATTTTAAAAACATCATCAGGAAGCGAAAAGAAATCCTGAAGCATTCCTTTACACTTGGCATTTGTAACAACCTTGGCTTCCGGAAACTTCTCTAAAACATAAGGAATAGAACCAGAATGATCCTGCTCAGCATGGTTAGAAATGACATAATCTATACTATCAACCCCAAGCTCCTCCAGATTCTCAAAAAGTTCCTTTTTCTTATAAGGCTCAACAGTATCTATGAGCGCCACCTTCTCACTTCCCACAACAAGGTAAGCATTGTAACTTGTGCCTTCCGGCAGAGCAACAAGCTCATCAAAAAGAACCCTGTCCCAGTCTACCGCTCCGACCCAGTAGATACCTTTCTTTATCTCTTTAGCTGCCATCATTACCTCCTCTAGATGCAAATAATTATCAACGTTTCTTTAAGTTATAATAAATTCACAGAAAAACAACTCTATTCTATGGAAATTGAAAACATAACAAAATGTTGCTAAAATATAAGTTCACTAAATTTGATTTACACTTATTAAAAGGAACTGATGGAAAAGAAAAGGGGCATACCTGTAAGTTACAAAGAGATAGGGTATTTGCTTGAAAAACTTATTCTCCCGCTTGGCGGTTCCTGTATTATTTTGGATGAAAACAAAAAAGTTCGTTATGTAACAAGACTGTCTCCTCTTTGCAATATACTGAAAAAGCAAGACGAGAAAATGTGCAGAGAATTTTTATCTGAAAACTTTAAAAGAGCACAGGAAACGAAAGAGCCCTTCACAACAAAGTGTCCAATAGGGAAACTTGTCTATGTCATCCCTATTTACATAGACGGAAAATTTAAAGGTATAGGAACAGGCTCAATAGGTGTAGCCAGTTTTTCAAGAAGGAGAAGAAGAAAACTCATAGAAATAGCGCGAAAAGCAAACATTCCCGAAAGCAAACTGTTAAAACTTGCCGAAGAAGAATTCCTGAACAAAAGGTATTTAATATCAAGCAACCGTAATATCTTTTTCAGAGAGATAAAAGATACCGAATGTGTAATGAAAGCCCTACGAAGGTTTTTAGAAGTGCTTAAAATAAGAATTGCTATAAAAAAAAATTCTCCTCAATGTTGTTATACATATGATCTTATGGACGCAATAGAATATCTTATTGCCGGAAATTTTAGTCCATCTCCTGAAAAGTTTAACGAAAAAAATGAAAGAGATTTACTGTTAAAACTGGTAGAGCTTGCTAAAAAAACGTGCAGAGAAATGTTAAAAGTAACAATGTCCGAATCAATAAGATGGAAAGCATACCACGACAGTTTGACAGGTGTTTACAACAGATATGTCCTGGAAGAAGAACTGAAAAAGATAAGAGAACTGCGACTTGTCCCTGTAGCATTTATCCTGGTAGATATGGATGATTTAAAAAAAATCAACGACAACTACGGCCATGAAATGGGGGATAAAGCCATATATGCGGTTGCAAAAGCCGTTAAATCGGCAGTAAGAAGAAATGATGTTGTTGTCAGGATAGGCGGTGATGAATTCATAATAGTCCTACCCGGCATTACAGAAAGAGAAGTAAAAGAGATAATAGAAAGAATAGAGGAAAATGTTGCCAAGTCAGCATCGATATTCGGACTGCCGTTTAATCTAAGCGTATCCATAGGATATGAAATTCTTAAAGCTTATGAAGACCCTGAAGAAGCCATACTAAGAGCAGATAAGAACATGTATAAATGTAAAAAGTGCAGGAAGAACGGCAACGGTAAATTTTAACTTTCCTTTAACCTCAATTTCTTTATGCGCCTTTTGTCTACATCGGCAACTTCAATCGTAAGATCATGAAATTTTATTTTTTCACCTTTTTTTGGAAATCTGCCCAAAGTTTTTAAAACAAAGCCAGCAATCGTTATATAATCTGCTTTTGAAGGAAGAGAAGTTTTCAAGTACCTGTTTATCTCATTTATCTCTACTGAACCGTCAACGACTAAAGAACCGTCAGAAAGCTTATTTACAAGTGGATGTTCACCTCCAAACTCATCATCAATCCTTCCAACTATCTCCTCAAGTATATCCTCAATGGTAACTATCCCCAAAGTGGAACCAAACTCATCAACAACAACAGCCATCTGAGTTTTTGCTCTTCTTAACTCTTTCAAAGCATCAATAAGGCTCATATATTCAGGAAGAACAAGAATAGGCCGCAAGAAGTTTTTAACAGAGGCAAACTTATCATTTGCATCAAGAAGGTCAGTTATCAATATATAGCCTACAATATCATCAAACCGCTCCCTATAAACGGGCAATTTTGAAAATCCAGTTTTATTAAAGAGTTTTAAAGCCTCTTTTACACGGGAATTCATATTAACAGCAACTACATTTACCAGCGGAACATAAATATCACCTAACGTCTTCTCTTTCAAACGAAGAACATTTTTAAGTATTTTTCTCTCGGTTTTTTCAAAAGCAGAACGGGAAGCACTCTCAACCAGAAGTTCAAGCTCCTCCTTCGTAACAAAAGGATTTTTCTTTGTTTCTTCACCAAAAAGGTTTGTTAAAAATCCCGCAACAAAAGTAATAAGCAATGTTAAAGGCCTAAAGAGCCTGTGAAAGAAATAGAGAGGGTAAACTATCTTAAAAGCAACTTTATCTGAATATTTCTGAAACAAACTTTTAGGAATGAGCTCTCCAAAGGTAATTGTAAGAGGCGTAAGTGTAGCTACCGTAAAAAGCTCAGGATATTTCCCGATAAAAGGATATGTTGAAGATGCACTATCTATAACAAAAGCCGTGAAAAGCGTTGCAGCAGAAACAGTAGATATGTTCGTTCCAACTAAAGTAGTAGCAAGAATCTTCTCTGGTTCTTTCAAAAGCTGATTCAACAAAACTGCAGCCCTATCACCTCTTTTAAGGCGCTTTTTCAGCTCAACACGACTAACAGAAATAATGGCTATCTCGCTTCCCGAAAAAAACGCTTCAAATGCAACACAAATTAAGATCGCAACTATGTAAAAGCCACTCACTCACTCTCTCTCCACTATTATAGATTTAATCCTGTTACCTTCCATCCTTTCCACTTTTAGCCTGAGACCGTTCCACTCTACGCTGTCTCCCTTTTTAGGAATCCTATCAAGAAGTCTCATAACAAGTCCACCGACAGTATCGACATCCTTTTCTTCTTCTGTTATTTCATCAATGCCGAAAAAGTCTTTAAAATCTTCTATACTAACACTTGGATTAACTCTGTATTTCTTATTTTCTATCTTTTCAAAATCTTTCTCTTCCGTCTGCCTCTCATCAGGAATTTCACCAATAAGAGAAGAAAGAATATCATCAAGAGTAACAATTCCAGCTGTATTTCCATACTCATCAACAACTATTGCAAGGTGTTTTTTCTTCCTCTGCATTTCCTCAAGAAGATCGTCGATCTCTTTAAACTCCGGAACGAAAAAGGGTTTATCTGTAAATTCAACAACGGGTCTTTCAAAGTCCTCATCTTTCAACTGAATAGGAATAATCTTCCGCGTATAAAGAATGCCTTTTATATCATCAAGGTCTTTACCATAAACCGGAATACGAGAAAACCGTCTCTTTTTAATCTCATTCAAAGCGTCCTTTACTTTCATATCGGCAGGAAGAGCAAAAACTTCGTGCTTGGGAACCATTATTTCTTTAACATCACTTTCGTCAAGGTCAAGAGTCCGATCAATTAAATCCTTCTCTTCTTTAGCAATCACTCCTTCCTTTGCCCCCTCCTCAACCAGAATCATAAACTCTTCGTCGGAAATGACTTTTTGCTCGCTGAAAAGTTCAATACTAAAAGGTTTCAAAATTAAAGAAACAAACGTAATAAGAACAGCTCTTATCGGCGTGAGAACAAAACTTACAAGTTTTATAAATCTCACAACAAAAAATGCATATTTTTCGCTGTATTTAACGGCAAAAGTTTTCGGA
This region of Desulfurobacterium indicum genomic DNA includes:
- a CDS encoding YfdX family protein translates to MRKLIAAMLTAALIAPTGAMATSMKSERKSESTGSSMTGSMMPEHGTSSAAFWKVNTGRREKMIAKKTSMNAVRKKVESLRKMRPSFTTALTAMKKVDEAIILLKEGKTEQAKKVLTEAEKYVEKYMKENKGMGFVPLNQQIAVIEFRGDVKTAEKIVKKAEELLKEGKVQDAKALLNTLSDEIDVINVYLPLTMYKKVVKDAIKEIDKGKKEEAMKMLMAIRDSIAIQKIVIPIPMIKVQALIERAKVMNKKDRKLAIAYLKEAQKELRLAKALGYAYDFEKTYRELDRELKQLETAIEGKKETGSLFNSILEKLKLLKEKATKEITSRTE
- a CDS encoding ABC transporter ATP-binding protein, which encodes MDTVLRVENLSVTFENKGILKSEVFHAVKGVSFSLHKGEVLGIVGQSGSGKTTVGRAILGLVPYEGKIEFKGKTISCMFQDPLASLHPYLSVRRQLLDILPDEERIKRLFASFNLNYERLSGKKPSELSGGQRQRVIIIRSLLVSPDLIIADEPISMLDVTLKMWVLKTLRELKENFDLSMLFVTHDLLTTKYICDRIMVMKDGEIVEEGTLEEIFKNPKKEYTRELLQAIPRL
- the proB gene encoding glutamate 5-kinase codes for the protein MLRQVKRVVIKVGSQLLAEKNGLNKNFIEKIAEEISTLKREGKEVILVSSGAVLAGIKVLNLDRKPKSLQEKQALSAVGQPYLMAEYTQAFKKHGYNIAQVLLTAEDLRSKKRFSHAKDTFHALSKLNVIPIVNENDTVSVEEIKIGDNDNLAAHVSVVVEADLLIMLTTTNGIFDKDPNIFPDAKKIESVKDIHELQLTCDFSGKSPFGTGGMWTKVEAAFKAARKGIPVIIANGREEKITVKILKGKKKGTLFLPKKELKAKAYRILYLEKPKGKLIIDKGAEEAVLEKGKSLLPKGVKKVEGTFERGDVVEVVNTEGKKLFKGIVKCSSRELLSFDKECIHRDDMVFL
- a CDS encoding FprA family A-type flavoprotein, encoding MAAKEIKKGIYWVGAVDWDRVLFDELVALPEGTSYNAYLVVGSEKVALIDTVEPYKKKELFENLEELGVDSIDYVISNHAEQDHSGSIPYVLEKFPEAKVVTNAKCKGMLQDFFSLPDDVFKIISDRETLSLGDKTLQFFMAPWVHWPETMFTYAVEDKVLFPCDFLGSHIATSELFDTTDENRAKVYLETKRYYAEIMMPFRNFIKKHLALIDELSPEIIAPSHGVVIKETEFILNAYKEWVSDDVKPLVLIPFVSMHESTRVMVEFLTRELSKRGVRVRPYNLITSDLSNIAMDLVDAAAVVFASPAVLAGAHPSVIGFAYLMNGLRPKTRFLSLIGSYGWSGTVVEKHIKGVLSVIKAEWIDSVLVKGTPKENDFKKLEVLAEILSEKLSTV
- a CDS encoding diguanylate cyclase domain-containing protein — its product is MEKKRGIPVSYKEIGYLLEKLILPLGGSCIILDENKKVRYVTRLSPLCNILKKQDEKMCREFLSENFKRAQETKEPFTTKCPIGKLVYVIPIYIDGKFKGIGTGSIGVASFSRRRRRKLIEIARKANIPESKLLKLAEEEFLNKRYLISSNRNIFFREIKDTECVMKALRRFLEVLKIRIAIKKNSPQCCYTYDLMDAIEYLIAGNFSPSPEKFNEKNERDLLLKLVELAKKTCREMLKVTMSESIRWKAYHDSLTGVYNRYVLEEELKKIRELRLVPVAFILVDMDDLKKINDNYGHEMGDKAIYAVAKAVKSAVRRNDVVVRIGGDEFIIVLPGITEREVKEIIERIEENVAKSASIFGLPFNLSVSIGYEILKAYEDPEEAILRADKNMYKCKKCRKNGNGKF
- a CDS encoding hemolysin family protein, whose protein sequence is MSGFYIVAILICVAFEAFFSGSEIAIISVSRVELKKRLKRGDRAAVLLNQLLKEPEKILATTLVGTNISTVSAATLFTAFVIDSASSTYPFIGKYPELFTVATLTPLTITFGELIPKSLFQKYSDKVAFKIVYPLYFFHRLFRPLTLLITFVAGFLTNLFGEETKKNPFVTKEELELLVESASRSAFEKTERKILKNVLRLKEKTLGDIYVPLVNVVAVNMNSRVKEALKLFNKTGFSKLPVYRERFDDIVGYILITDLLDANDKFASVKNFLRPILVLPEYMSLIDALKELRRAKTQMAVVVDEFGSTLGIVTIEDILEEIVGRIDDEFGGEHPLVNKLSDGSLVVDGSVEINEINRYLKTSLPSKADYITIAGFVLKTLGRFPKKGEKIKFHDLTIEVADVDKRRIKKLRLKES
- a CDS encoding hemolysin family protein encodes the protein MDPGGGSSVITEGLILAVLLLFSALFSASETAFFSLNRLRLERLALAGDKTAKEIYNFLQNPAELIATILIGNEMVNIAISSTAALLFMDLFGERGSIYAVPSTVIALLLFGEVTPKTFAVKYSEKYAFFVVRFIKLVSFVLTPIRAVLITFVSLILKPFSIELFSEQKVISDEEFMILVEEGAKEGVIAKEEKDLIDRTLDLDESDVKEIMVPKHEVFALPADMKVKDALNEIKKRRFSRIPVYGKDLDDIKGILYTRKIIPIQLKDEDFERPVVEFTDKPFFVPEFKEIDDLLEEMQRKKKHLAIVVDEYGNTAGIVTLDDILSSLIGEIPDERQTEEKDFEKIENKKYRVNPSVSIEDFKDFFGIDEITEEEKDVDTVGGLVMRLLDRIPKKGDSVEWNGLRLKVERMEGNRIKSIIVERE